From a single Candidatus Izimaplasma bacterium HR1 genomic region:
- a CDS encoding GH3 auxin-responsive promoter translates to MKTLREMLRDEDYDKIWKAYLGFLDLSIEEFMDIQNRLLLEQIELLKDCNLGKQFFGRNRINTVEDFRKKVPLTTYEDYAETLLNKKSEDLPSEPLHWVQTTWKGGAGSIKLAPYSKSMVEENTKMFLSALIISTSKGRGHFNLRNNDKFLYGMAPRPYLTGYAPYILKHHIDFKYLPNTEQAEKLSFKDRNVVGFRLAIKNGADLFYGVSSVLVKIGETFSNSEGSSKFMMPGNFKQAVKLVKAFWKKKVKKEKLLPKDLFEFKGIVCGGTDSDTYKSQIEHLFGITPLEIFGGTESAGVATETWSRNGLTFFPDVNFLEFIPEVEMKKEQENPGYQPRTILLDELKAGEVYELVITKLRGGAFVRYRIGDVMKCIALENKEDKVKLPQVKYLDRVNNIIDLAGFTRITKQIMGDAIKLADLGIDNWTAVKEYGEDRPYINLYFENTAKQSLDEIRNRINNQMKIVDSDYSDVHSMLGYDPLKLTTIQDGAFDSFKNEYSRTISRINPDKEELTIIKGM, encoded by the coding sequence ATGAAAACACTTAGAGAGATGCTACGAGATGAGGATTATGATAAGATTTGGAAGGCTTATTTAGGTTTTTTAGATTTATCAATTGAGGAGTTTATGGATATTCAAAACCGTTTACTTCTGGAACAAATCGAACTATTAAAAGATTGTAACTTAGGAAAGCAATTCTTTGGAAGAAATCGCATTAACACTGTAGAAGATTTTCGTAAAAAAGTACCACTAACAACTTATGAGGATTACGCTGAAACTCTTTTGAATAAAAAGAGCGAAGACTTACCAAGTGAACCTTTACATTGGGTTCAAACAACTTGGAAAGGTGGTGCTGGATCAATAAAACTTGCCCCATATTCAAAATCTATGGTTGAGGAAAATACTAAGATGTTCTTATCAGCACTAATAATCTCAACGAGTAAAGGAAGAGGGCATTTTAATTTACGAAATAATGATAAATTCTTATATGGTATGGCGCCACGTCCCTACCTTACAGGATACGCACCATATATCTTAAAGCATCACATTGATTTTAAGTACTTACCAAATACAGAACAAGCTGAGAAACTTAGCTTTAAAGATCGTAATGTGGTAGGGTTTAGACTAGCAATAAAAAATGGTGCTGATTTATTTTATGGAGTATCAAGTGTGCTAGTTAAAATAGGAGAAACTTTTAGTAACAGTGAAGGTTCTAGTAAATTTATGATGCCAGGGAACTTTAAACAGGCAGTCAAACTAGTTAAAGCTTTTTGGAAAAAGAAAGTAAAAAAGGAAAAACTATTACCGAAAGACTTGTTCGAGTTTAAAGGTATTGTATGCGGTGGGACAGACTCTGATACATATAAATCACAAATAGAACACTTATTTGGGATTACACCATTAGAAATATTTGGTGGAACTGAAAGTGCCGGTGTAGCTACAGAAACATGGAGTAGAAATGGTTTAACATTCTTTCCAGATGTAAATTTCTTGGAATTTATTCCTGAAGTAGAAATGAAAAAAGAACAAGAAAATCCAGGTTACCAACCTCGAACTATCCTTCTTGATGAATTAAAAGCAGGAGAAGTTTACGAGTTAGTTATAACTAAATTAAGAGGAGGAGCATTTGTTCGTTACCGTATCGGTGATGTTATGAAATGTATAGCTCTTGAAAATAAAGAAGATAAAGTAAAATTACCACAAGTTAAGTATTTAGATCGTGTTAATAATATAATCGATCTTGCAGGATTCACTCGTATTACAAAGCAAATAATGGGTGATGCAATAAAATTAGCAGATTTAGGAATTGATAATTGGACAGCTGTTAAAGAGTATGGTGAGGATAGACCATACATTAATCTTTACTTTGAAAACACAGCTAAGCAATCATTAGATGAAATTCGTAATAGAATTAACAATCAGATGAAAATTGTTGATTCTGATTACAGTGATGTTCATTCAATGCTTGGTTATGATCCATTGAAATTAACAACAATTCAAGATGGAGCATTCGATTCATTCAAGAATGAGTATTCACGTACTATCTCAAGAATAAATCCGGATAAGGAAGAACTTACTATTATAAAGGGAATGTAA
- the rpfG_3 gene encoding Cyclic di-GMP phosphodiesterase response regulator RpfG, whose protein sequence is MELNIIIIIPLISFILYGIILMIILTSNRTKLAKTFSLYVAAMMIWSLGSFLMKLDIYPGTFFWNKALQIGYLSVPVLLLRFSYVLTDEYDKKPIVRIGYLISFIFIILAFTGNIISSSWIDANGEYQYIVNPWGAYTFAVVGMTYSIIALGIMVKKTINQEVSLRKVGLVIIGLSLVVIGGASNINTEIGKIGIDILFNTVNAVLITFAIYRNKFLEINLVVKRGISISVYNIVLFTVYAFLVIAAYNIITIKYSDTSLSTVFLIMSPIFLLLEPIRLLLQKLTKHVFYRGLTDRQIVLKEFSALVNSSLDLKLISKSLIDAIIDAINSKKVCILLKGATKYKLRDSSSDETDYRQIYFNFNHPVIRWFKNGNNLLLKNQIDNHVMFKGLWDSEKEMIHTMNTELIVPIRHMDEIVGMVVISGRADDTPYSYEETEFLTTIINNAAAIIENAKTIELIQKQSITDELTKLFNHRYFQDTANEWIKEKRYTRFGLAMIDIDQFKIYNDLYGHASGDVALKRIAEIIQTVTSKTEMLVRYGGEEFVVLYPDYSPEEVYKRAERIRETVESEFLLSKDIREFLTVSIGISNYNVDGSTLEELITKADKAVHQGKQSGRNKTIVYRKDKDKQSADSQVQAQIKDAFISSIYALAATIDAKDHYTYGHSNNVAVLSEALARRAGFNDEQIETVKNAGLLHDIGKVGVPESVLSKPGFLTPDEYEIMQGHVVQSINIIKHIPNLIDTVPVVISHHERYDGKGYPRGIKGESIPILGRVICIADSFDAMTTDRPYRKGLSLEQAVYELRKNSGLQFDPNLVDIFIALVTSGEILELKLENRPSFN, encoded by the coding sequence ATGGAGCTCAACATAATAATTATCATTCCACTAATATCATTTATACTGTATGGAATAATCTTAATGATTATCTTAACATCAAACCGCACAAAATTAGCTAAAACTTTTAGCTTATATGTTGCGGCTATGATGATTTGGTCATTAGGATCTTTTCTAATGAAACTAGATATTTATCCTGGAACATTCTTCTGGAATAAAGCACTTCAAATTGGGTATTTATCTGTACCGGTTTTGTTACTAAGATTTAGTTATGTTTTAACTGATGAATATGACAAGAAGCCAATTGTTAGAATTGGATACTTAATTAGTTTTATTTTCATAATATTAGCTTTCACAGGAAATATTATTTCATCTTCTTGGATTGATGCTAATGGAGAATATCAATATATCGTTAACCCATGGGGAGCATACACTTTTGCTGTTGTTGGGATGACATATAGTATTATAGCTCTTGGGATTATGGTTAAGAAAACTATTAATCAGGAAGTATCTTTACGTAAAGTTGGACTAGTAATTATCGGTCTTTCTTTAGTAGTAATCGGTGGAGCAAGTAACATAAATACCGAGATAGGAAAAATCGGTATCGATATATTATTTAATACTGTAAATGCTGTTTTAATAACATTTGCGATTTACCGTAATAAATTCTTAGAAATTAACCTCGTTGTGAAACGAGGGATTTCTATATCAGTCTATAATATCGTTTTATTTACTGTGTATGCATTTCTAGTAATAGCTGCTTATAATATTATAACCATAAAATATAGTGATACTAGCCTATCGACAGTCTTTTTGATTATGTCACCAATTTTCCTATTATTAGAACCAATTAGACTATTGTTACAGAAATTAACTAAACACGTCTTTTATCGTGGTTTAACAGATCGCCAAATCGTCTTAAAAGAGTTCAGTGCATTAGTTAATTCATCTTTAGACTTAAAACTAATCTCTAAATCACTTATCGACGCTATAATTGATGCAATAAATTCTAAAAAGGTTTGCATCCTTTTAAAAGGTGCTACAAAGTATAAATTAAGAGACTCATCAAGCGATGAAACAGATTATCGTCAAATCTATTTCAACTTCAATCATCCGGTTATTAGATGGTTTAAAAATGGAAATAATCTGTTACTTAAAAACCAGATTGATAACCACGTAATGTTTAAAGGATTATGGGATAGTGAAAAAGAAATGATTCATACAATGAACACCGAGTTAATTGTCCCAATTAGACATATGGATGAAATCGTTGGTATGGTTGTAATCTCAGGTCGTGCTGATGATACACCTTATAGTTATGAAGAAACAGAATTCTTAACAACAATCATTAACAATGCAGCAGCAATTATCGAAAACGCGAAAACAATCGAATTGATTCAAAAACAATCAATTACAGATGAATTAACAAAACTCTTTAATCACCGCTATTTCCAAGATACAGCGAATGAATGGATTAAAGAGAAAAGATATACTCGCTTTGGTTTAGCAATGATTGATATTGATCAATTCAAAATCTATAATGACCTTTACGGACATGCTAGTGGCGACGTTGCTTTAAAACGTATTGCTGAAATAATTCAAACCGTTACATCTAAGACTGAAATGTTAGTAAGATATGGTGGAGAAGAGTTTGTTGTTTTATATCCAGATTACTCACCAGAAGAAGTATATAAACGAGCTGAAAGAATCAGAGAAACCGTAGAAAGTGAATTTCTATTATCAAAAGATATACGTGAGTTCCTTACTGTATCAATTGGTATCTCGAATTACAATGTGGATGGTAGTACTTTGGAAGAATTAATTACTAAAGCTGATAAAGCTGTTCATCAAGGTAAGCAATCAGGTAGAAATAAAACAATTGTTTATCGTAAAGACAAAGATAAACAAAGTGCTGATTCACAAGTTCAAGCCCAAATCAAAGATGCCTTTATTTCTAGTATCTATGCTTTAGCAGCAACAATTGATGCTAAAGATCACTATACATACGGCCATAGTAATAATGTCGCTGTATTGAGTGAAGCATTAGCTAGAAGAGCAGGATTTAATGATGAGCAAATAGAAACAGTTAAAAATGCTGGATTATTACATGATATTGGAAAAGTGGGAGTACCTGAAAGTGTACTATCTAAACCAGGATTCTTAACTCCTGATGAATATGAAATAATGCAAGGTCATGTTGTTCAATCAATCAATATTATTAAACATATTCCTAACCTGATTGATACAGTCCCTGTAGTTATATCTCATCATGAAAGATATGATGGTAAAGGATATCCTCGTGGAATTAAAGGGGAAAGTATACCGATTCTAGGTCGTGTTATCTGTATTGCCGATTCATTTGATGCAATGACAACAGATCGTCCTTATCGAAAAGGGTTATCTTTAGAGCAGGCAGTATATGAATTAAGAAAAAACTCAGGATTACAATTTGATCCGAACTTAGTAGATATCTTCATCGCTTTAGTAACAAGTGGTGAAATTCTTGAACTTAAATTAGAAAATAGACCATCATTTAACTGA
- the fadR gene encoding Fatty acid metabolism regulator protein, which translates to MMENIKVPKTRNGKATFKLIVDTTINLFYEKGYFNTTIADITSEAGVAAGTFYLYFPNKLALYKYVLMDFQHDIRREIASKVSTVEGRFNKERVGIKTFIKYALDNPHSYNIIWESLYIDKKIFIDYYDGFAKRYERGLKQSIADGEMYDVDTELVSYILMGITNFIGLKVLLNLGSNNEDVDEVVDKVMAILKTGIFKD; encoded by the coding sequence ATGATGGAAAACATCAAAGTACCAAAAACTAGAAATGGGAAAGCAACATTTAAATTGATTGTGGATACAACAATCAATTTATTCTATGAAAAAGGTTATTTTAATACAACTATAGCGGACATAACTAGTGAAGCCGGAGTTGCTGCAGGAACATTTTACTTGTATTTCCCTAACAAACTAGCGTTATATAAGTATGTATTAATGGATTTCCAGCACGATATTAGACGAGAAATAGCATCTAAAGTTTCAACCGTAGAAGGAAGATTCAATAAGGAACGTGTAGGGATTAAGACATTTATAAAATATGCACTTGATAATCCCCATTCATATAATATAATTTGGGAATCACTTTACATTGATAAGAAAATATTTATTGATTATTATGATGGATTCGCGAAGAGATATGAAAGAGGATTAAAACAATCTATTGCTGACGGTGAAATGTATGACGTTGATACCGAACTTGTTTCTTATATCCTTATGGGTATAACAAACTTTATTGGTTTAAAGGTTCTACTTAATCTTGGTAGTAATAACGAAGATGTTGACGAAGTTGTTGACAAGGTAATGGCAATTTTGAAAACAGGAATTTTTAAAGACTAG
- the thlA gene encoding Acetyl-CoA acetyltransferase → MSKVYIVSAKRTPIGSFLGTLSKLHPAKYASDVVKNMLEETKVPAAEIDELVIGNILPAGLGQGMGRQVSIGAGIPVEVPAYSLNMVCGSGMKSVMNSYVNIKANMFNLVIAGGTESMSKAPYLVPDKTRGGIKMGGFKLKDHMIDDALTDAFEQYHMGITAENIVDKYNLTREEQDAFAINSQAKAIKAIDEGKFKDEIVPIEVKSRRETIIFENDEYPNRRTTLEKLGTLRAAFKKEGSVTAGNSSGINDGASFVMVASEEAVKKYNLKPLVEIVSIGQGGVDPSIMGMGPVPAIKQALKNADMKLSEIDLLELNEAFAAQSLGVVTELVKQHDLTKEEIIERTNVNGGAIALGHPVGASGNRILVTLIHEMKKRNNANGLASLCIGGGMGTAIIVKNMEE, encoded by the coding sequence ATGAGTAAAGTTTATATTGTTTCCGCAAAAAGAACTCCTATTGGTAGTTTTTTAGGAACACTTAGTAAGCTGCATCCTGCAAAATATGCAAGTGATGTCGTTAAAAACATGTTAGAAGAAACAAAAGTACCTGCTGCTGAGATTGATGAATTAGTTATAGGTAATATCTTACCTGCTGGTTTAGGTCAAGGTATGGGTAGACAAGTTTCTATTGGTGCAGGAATTCCTGTTGAAGTACCTGCTTATAGTTTAAATATGGTTTGTGGTAGTGGTATGAAATCAGTTATGAATTCATACGTTAATATCAAAGCAAATATGTTTAATTTAGTAATTGCTGGGGGAACAGAATCAATGAGTAAGGCTCCATACTTAGTCCCAGATAAAACTCGTGGTGGAATTAAAATGGGTGGATTTAAACTTAAAGATCATATGATTGATGATGCTTTAACTGATGCATTTGAACAATATCATATGGGTATTACTGCTGAAAATATCGTTGATAAATATAATCTTACAAGAGAAGAACAAGACGCATTTGCTATAAATTCACAAGCAAAAGCAATTAAAGCTATTGATGAGGGAAAATTTAAAGATGAAATAGTTCCTATCGAAGTAAAATCAAGAAGAGAAACTATCATTTTTGAAAACGATGAATATCCAAATCGTCGAACTACATTAGAAAAATTGGGAACATTAAGAGCTGCTTTCAAAAAAGAAGGTAGTGTAACTGCGGGTAACTCTTCAGGAATTAATGATGGTGCTAGTTTTGTTATGGTAGCTTCAGAAGAAGCAGTTAAAAAATATAATTTAAAACCTTTAGTAGAAATCGTTTCTATAGGACAAGGTGGAGTAGATCCAAGTATTATGGGTATGGGTCCAGTTCCTGCAATAAAACAAGCTTTAAAAAATGCTGATATGAAATTATCAGAAATAGATTTATTAGAATTGAATGAAGCATTCGCAGCACAAAGTTTAGGTGTTGTTACTGAATTAGTTAAGCAACATGATTTAACTAAAGAAGAAATCATAGAACGTACTAACGTAAATGGTGGAGCTATTGCATTAGGTCATCCAGTTGGTGCAAGTGGAAATAGAATTTTAGTAACATTAATTCATGAAATGAAAAAACGAAACAATGCAAATGGATTAGCTTCATTATGTATTGGTGGCGGTATGGGTACTGCTATAATCGTTAAAAATATGGAGGAATAA
- the fabG_2 gene encoding 3-oxoacyl-[acyl-carrier-protein] reductase FabG, whose translation MRLQGKVAVVTGAAKGIGMEFAKLYALEGAKVIAVDMAELEYDVPNVEGYILNVTDSVKCKEFFDAIIEKYGKIDILVNNAGITRDAMTRKMTDEQWNLVIDVNLKGVFNLVRYIGPQMEVIGGGSIINISSVVGEYGNIGQANYSATKAGLLGLTKTWAKEFARKGVPVRVNAIAPGYVMTDILKTVPEELLNKFAQLTMLKRLGQPEEIAKAGLFLASDESSYITGHTLSVNGGMRL comes from the coding sequence ATGAGATTACAAGGTAAAGTAGCTGTTGTAACTGGCGCAGCAAAAGGTATTGGTATGGAATTCGCAAAACTATATGCTCTTGAAGGAGCTAAAGTTATTGCTGTAGATATGGCAGAATTAGAATATGATGTACCTAATGTTGAAGGATATATCCTAAATGTTACTGATTCAGTTAAATGCAAAGAGTTTTTCGATGCTATCATTGAAAAATATGGAAAAATTGATATTTTAGTTAATAACGCTGGTATCACAAGAGACGCAATGACTAGAAAAATGACTGATGAACAATGGAATTTAGTTATTGATGTTAACTTAAAAGGTGTATTCAATTTAGTAAGATATATTGGACCACAAATGGAAGTAATTGGTGGCGGTTCAATTATTAATATTAGTAGTGTTGTCGGAGAATATGGAAATATTGGACAAGCAAACTACAGTGCAACAAAAGCTGGGTTATTAGGATTAACTAAAACTTGGGCTAAAGAATTTGCTAGAAAAGGTGTACCTGTAAGAGTTAATGCAATCGCGCCTGGTTATGTTATGACAGACATTTTAAAAACTGTCCCTGAAGAATTGCTTAATAAATTTGCACAACTAACAATGTTGAAACGTTTAGGACAACCTGAAGAAATCGCAAAAGCTGGATTATTCTTAGCTAGTGATGAATCAAGTTATATAACGGGACATACATTAAGTGTAAATGGTGGAATGAGACTATAA
- the fabH_2 gene encoding 3-oxoacyl-[acyl-carrier-protein] synthase 3, with protein MSERIVGIVGTGIYLPKQVMTAKEIAARTKGIWTEEAVVEKLGIKQKLIANDNEGPQEMSYLAAMDCLTNTGVDPKEIDVILSVTEEWKEYPLTTSALYVQGKIGAINAWGIDLQNRCCTTVSALKIAKDMLIADDEIDTIMIVGGYRNGDFVDFEDKTMSMMFNLSAGAGALILRKGYHKNLLLGSHIIGDGTLARTAGVVYGGTCNPITKENVDKAYKSLTLMEPNKMKERLNEVSMDNWFKCIDSSLRKSNLKRDDLDYLAILHIKRSGHLMMLESLGLTEEQTIYLEEYGHIGQVDQILSLHLGLEQGKIKSGDNICLLAAGIGYVWASSIVRWG; from the coding sequence ATGTCCGAAAGAATTGTGGGGATTGTGGGCACGGGAATCTATTTACCTAAACAAGTAATGACAGCGAAAGAAATTGCTGCTAGAACAAAAGGTATTTGGACTGAAGAAGCAGTTGTTGAGAAACTAGGAATAAAACAAAAGTTAATAGCTAACGACAATGAAGGTCCCCAAGAAATGTCCTATTTAGCAGCGATGGATTGTCTTACTAATACAGGAGTAGATCCTAAAGAAATTGATGTAATTTTAAGTGTAACTGAGGAATGGAAAGAATATCCATTAACTACAAGTGCACTATATGTTCAAGGGAAAATAGGTGCTATTAATGCATGGGGTATCGACTTGCAAAACAGATGTTGTACCACTGTGTCTGCATTAAAAATAGCTAAAGATATGTTAATTGCTGATGATGAAATAGATACTATTATGATTGTTGGTGGTTACCGCAATGGTGACTTTGTTGATTTTGAAGATAAAACAATGTCAATGATGTTTAATCTTTCAGCTGGCGCTGGAGCATTAATCTTAAGAAAAGGATATCACAAGAATCTCCTTCTAGGCTCTCATATTATTGGGGATGGAACATTAGCTAGAACTGCTGGTGTAGTTTACGGGGGAACTTGTAATCCGATTACTAAAGAAAATGTTGATAAAGCATATAAATCACTAACCCTTATGGAACCAAATAAAATGAAAGAACGTTTAAATGAAGTATCAATGGATAATTGGTTTAAGTGTATTGATTCATCTCTAAGGAAATCTAATTTGAAGAGAGATGATTTAGATTATCTTGCAATACTACATATCAAACGCTCAGGACATTTAATGATGTTAGAGTCATTAGGATTAACTGAGGAACAAACAATATACTTAGAGGAATATGGTCATATAGGACAAGTAGATCAGATTCTTTCATTACACCTTGGGCTCGAACAAGGTAAAATCAAATCAGGTGATAATATTTGTCTATTAGCAGCTGGTATTGGTTATGTATGGGCTTCTAGTATTGTGAGGTGGGGTTAA
- the livH gene encoding High-affinity branched-chain amino acid transport system permease protein LivH: MSVFFKILFNSLESGSVYALAALGIVLIFRTSKTTNFAQGSIGTLNAFVAATLFLSWGWSIWAAALISIVTAFITGVLIDRFIIRPASKASAISKQIITLGLIMIIIGLIPMLFGVDPLKFDYFIAVSPATQVDIFGAVISYNTLFIITVTLGLMGFLFWFLQYTKWGLAIRVTASNEVTSRLMGVPTKNVTMATWAFAAIFGTLAALFIAPAGSVNSFMMTDVQVNAFFACVLGGFGTFYGAVIGAYMIALAKNSATYYISLEWGNVIVYVIILLLLYIKPNGLFGKKTQKKV; encoded by the coding sequence ATGAGTGTATTTTTCAAAATCCTTTTTAACAGTTTAGAGTCAGGTAGTGTTTACGCTCTTGCTGCATTAGGTATTGTTCTAATCTTTAGAACATCTAAAACAACAAACTTTGCACAGGGTTCTATTGGTACCCTAAATGCATTTGTTGCAGCAACTTTATTCCTTAGTTGGGGATGGTCGATTTGGGCTGCTGCATTAATATCAATAGTTACTGCTTTTATTACAGGAGTTCTTATTGACAGATTTATAATAAGACCAGCTTCAAAAGCAAGTGCTATATCAAAACAAATTATAACTTTAGGTTTAATTATGATAATAATTGGATTGATCCCAATGCTATTCGGAGTAGATCCATTGAAGTTTGACTATTTTATTGCAGTATCTCCTGCAACTCAAGTTGATATTTTCGGAGCTGTAATTAGTTACAATACGCTCTTTATCATAACTGTAACTTTAGGGTTGATGGGATTCTTATTCTGGTTTTTACAATATACCAAATGGGGTCTAGCAATTAGAGTAACTGCTTCAAATGAAGTTACTTCAAGATTAATGGGAGTGCCAACTAAAAATGTAACAATGGCAACTTGGGCATTTGCTGCAATATTTGGTACTTTAGCTGCACTTTTTATCGCACCTGCAGGTAGTGTGAACAGCTTTATGATGACAGATGTTCAAGTAAATGCATTCTTTGCTTGTGTATTAGGTGGATTTGGAACTTTTTACGGAGCTGTTATTGGAGCTTATATGATTGCTCTTGCTAAAAATAGTGCGACATATTACATATCTCTTGAATGGGGTAACGTAATCGTTTATGTAATTATACTTTTACTATTATACATAAAACCAAATGGTTTATTTGGTAAGAAAACACAGAAGAAGGTGTAA
- a CDS encoding leucine/isoleucine/valine transporter permease subunit, whose amino-acid sequence MEKIKNLYKTSYPFRYIVFGIILAIIPLLSEIGIMANSTVRLFGFTIIFTVVALGLNLLLGFSGLVSLGTAGFMGLGAYLFVYVSNNVFDGFLVATIITLILAGVFGLLIALLSMKVEGIYLAIATLFIGEILLQIFRSVVSFTGGFSGAKIHHPKFNLIFTEVTLSRNMTYVLLVVVLVLVMIGIYNLVHSRTGRALMAMSRSEHAAQAMGISIIKYRAVAFVTATVLAALGGVLYVSYFRFVEPSAWNLNRSLLIIAMVVVGGFKSIFGTAIGAFVIYGVPELYLKDLFSFNPAFSYIFAGVLIIVVIMFYPYGAVYIGNDVKKLYYKHIYPRRLPYIIMNNKYDEELKKLKEDPTKTKEDYQVLKNNHRKLIANLKKQLQQEKLEKKDGGNNEE is encoded by the coding sequence ATGGAAAAAATAAAAAATCTCTATAAGACATCTTATCCATTCAGATATATTGTATTTGGTATCATCTTAGCAATTATACCTTTACTTAGTGAAATAGGAATAATGGCTAACTCTACAGTAAGATTATTTGGTTTTACCATAATATTTACTGTAGTAGCATTAGGACTTAATTTACTCCTTGGATTTAGTGGTTTAGTATCACTAGGAACTGCAGGGTTTATGGGTCTAGGAGCATATTTATTTGTATATGTTAGTAATAACGTTTTTGATGGATTCTTAGTAGCAACAATTATTACTTTAATCTTAGCAGGTGTTTTTGGTTTATTAATTGCCTTACTAAGTATGAAGGTCGAAGGAATCTACCTAGCAATTGCCACCCTATTTATTGGGGAAATTCTTCTCCAAATATTTAGAAGTGTTGTGTCATTTACAGGAGGATTTAGTGGCGCTAAAATTCATCATCCTAAATTTAATCTAATATTTACTGAGGTTACCTTATCTAGAAATATGACTTATGTATTGTTAGTAGTAGTTTTAGTACTAGTGATGATAGGAATATATAATTTAGTTCATAGTAGAACAGGTCGTGCTTTAATGGCGATGAGTCGAAGTGAACATGCTGCGCAAGCAATGGGTATTAGTATTATAAAATATCGTGCTGTGGCATTTGTAACTGCAACTGTATTAGCTGCTCTTGGTGGAGTACTTTATGTTTCATACTTTAGATTTGTTGAACCATCAGCATGGAATTTAAATCGTAGTTTACTAATAATCGCAATGGTAGTTGTTGGAGGATTTAAATCAATCTTTGGAACAGCGATTGGAGCATTTGTAATATACGGAGTTCCTGAATTATATTTAAAAGACCTCTTTAGTTTTAACCCAGCTTTTAGTTATATCTTCGCTGGTGTTCTAATTATTGTAGTTATTATGTTCTATCCTTACGGAGCTGTCTATATTGGAAATGATGTTAAAAAACTATACTATAAACATATTTATCCTAGGCGATTACCGTATATCATCATGAATAATAAGTATGATGAGGAACTTAAGAAATTAAAAGAAGATCCAACTAAAACAAAAGAGGACTATCAAGTTCTCAAAAATAATCATCGTAAACTAATAGCTAACTTAAAAAAACAACTACAACAAGAGAAACTTGAGAAAAAGGATGGTGGCAACAATGAAGAATAA
- the lptB gene encoding Lipopolysaccharide export system ATP-binding protein LptB, which yields MKNNTVLEVKNLTMRFGGLVAVDDLSFDVKEKEIVGIIGPNGAGKTTVFNCITQFYKDDEGEIWFRDKTGTEINLNNIKVTDVINYGLVRTFQNIELVKDLSIIDNVLIGAHKGFKFDVFSHIFKTKKAAEEEENIREKAMSILKTLKLDQVCNQLVYGQPYGVLKKVEIARTLMLDPKVIILDEPAAGLNDKETSELADIINKIKNDFNCSIVLIEHDMGFVMDICDRICAINFGKFLAMDIPKKIQQNPLVQEAYLGGDDDE from the coding sequence ATGAAGAATAACACTGTCTTAGAAGTTAAAAATCTCACAATGAGATTTGGTGGGTTAGTTGCTGTTGACGATCTTAGTTTTGATGTTAAAGAAAAAGAAATTGTAGGAATAATCGGTCCAAATGGTGCGGGTAAAACTACTGTATTCAATTGTATAACCCAATTCTATAAGGACGATGAAGGTGAAATCTGGTTTAGAGATAAAACAGGAACAGAAATTAATTTAAACAATATAAAAGTTACTGATGTAATTAATTATGGGTTAGTTAGAACGTTCCAAAATATCGAATTGGTAAAAGATTTAAGTATTATAGATAACGTCTTAATCGGGGCTCACAAGGGTTTTAAGTTTGATGTATTCTCTCATATCTTTAAAACTAAAAAAGCTGCTGAAGAAGAAGAAAACATTAGAGAAAAAGCAATGAGTATCTTAAAGACTCTCAAGCTTGATCAAGTTTGTAATCAACTTGTGTACGGGCAACCTTACGGAGTATTAAAAAAAGTTGAAATAGCGAGAACTTTAATGCTTGATCCTAAAGTAATCATCTTAGATGAACCTGCTGCTGGGTTGAACGATAAAGAAACTAGTGAATTAGCTGATATAATCAATAAGATTAAAAATGATTTTAATTGTTCAATCGTATTAATAGAACATGATATGGGATTTGTAATGGATATATGTGATCGCATTTGTGCAATCAACTTTGGGAAATTCTTAGCAATGGATATTCCAAAGAAAATCCAACAAAATCCTCTTGTCCAAGAAGCCTATCTAGGTGGTGATGACGATGAGTAA